In Paenibacillus phoenicis, one genomic interval encodes:
- a CDS encoding ABC transporter substrate-binding protein, which produces MRKMHVLASVLALTMSISLLTACGSGNKAANGGNSAAPNNTNGAAEAPAEAKDTITALLPPVSGNFQSRFEEIEKDFNALYPNLTLKIEPASWEDMTQKLDTQVNAGSPPDIAFIGSDGISKYVQQGMLMDITDTVTPEMVADFDPTPLEYMKKADGLYGFPAYMEVHALGGNKQFLEEAGIDWKSVQQNGWTYEEFREAIKKGVVKEGDTIKRYGFVFATAGVTAKDYLNILIKNAGMPAAFTKDLKFAYTSKNYLEVLKAVRQMIDDGSMPKELSSVDAGKRWNMFLTGQTMITGKGLATFENSANQNNEKLKANDGSAVAGSIPVEYIVLPVPTFLGQEPISSTVVDGYVTFRGKKEPTAEHKANVVKAAYFLASGKVAALTNNDLFAAHITKSGREAAKDLTVNRNPDNVAAVETLLSHANPARPDIPVELGAQAIKLEDEVIIPKLQALLADEITPEEMYEAVKKEAIKMFGEDGVVID; this is translated from the coding sequence ATGAGAAAAATGCATGTATTGGCATCCGTATTGGCATTAACCATGTCGATCAGCTTATTGACGGCATGCGGGTCGGGGAACAAAGCCGCGAACGGCGGCAATTCCGCCGCTCCCAACAACACGAATGGCGCCGCTGAAGCGCCTGCCGAGGCCAAAGACACGATCACCGCGTTACTCCCGCCGGTTTCTGGCAACTTCCAAAGTCGTTTTGAGGAAATCGAGAAGGACTTCAACGCCCTTTATCCCAATTTAACCTTAAAGATTGAACCGGCCAGCTGGGAGGACATGACGCAGAAGCTGGATACGCAGGTTAACGCCGGCAGTCCCCCAGACATTGCCTTTATCGGATCGGATGGGATCTCCAAATACGTGCAGCAAGGGATGTTGATGGACATCACCGATACAGTGACCCCGGAAATGGTCGCGGATTTTGATCCGACGCCGCTCGAATACATGAAGAAAGCGGATGGATTGTACGGGTTCCCGGCCTACATGGAGGTTCACGCCCTTGGCGGCAATAAGCAGTTCCTTGAAGAAGCGGGAATCGATTGGAAAAGCGTGCAGCAAAACGGTTGGACGTACGAAGAGTTCCGCGAAGCGATCAAAAAAGGCGTCGTGAAGGAAGGCGATACGATCAAACGGTACGGCTTCGTGTTCGCAACAGCCGGGGTGACGGCCAAGGATTATCTGAACATCCTTATCAAAAATGCCGGAATGCCAGCCGCGTTCACCAAGGACCTGAAATTTGCTTACACCAGCAAAAATTACTTGGAAGTGCTGAAGGCGGTCCGGCAGATGATCGATGACGGCTCGATGCCGAAGGAGCTGAGCTCCGTCGATGCCGGCAAACGCTGGAACATGTTCCTGACCGGTCAAACGATGATTACCGGGAAAGGGTTGGCCACCTTCGAGAACTCGGCGAACCAAAACAACGAGAAGCTGAAGGCGAATGACGGCAGTGCGGTAGCTGGCAGCATTCCGGTTGAATACATCGTGCTTCCTGTACCAACATTCCTGGGCCAAGAACCGATCTCCAGCACGGTCGTGGACGGTTATGTCACCTTCCGCGGCAAGAAGGAGCCCACGGCCGAGCATAAGGCTAACGTCGTGAAGGCGGCTTACTTCCTGGCCAGCGGCAAAGTAGCAGCGTTGACGAACAATGACTTGTTTGCGGCTCACATTACGAAGAGCGGCAGAGAAGCAGCGAAGGACCTGACGGTGAACCGTAACCCGGATAACGTGGCCGCGGTCGAAACCCTGTTATCGCATGCCAACCCGGCACGTCCGGACATCCCGGTAGAGCTTGGTGCACAGGCGATCAAGCTGGAGGATGAAGTGATCATTCCGAAGCTGCAAGCTTTGTTAGCTGACGAGATTACGCCGGAGGAAATGTATGAAGCCGTCAAAAAAGAAGCGATTAAGATGTTTGGGGAAGACGGCGTTGTGATCGACTAG
- a CDS encoding exo-beta-N-acetylmuramidase NamZ family protein, translating into MVENGIDRLSEYAKLLQGHRLGLITAPTGLTSDFVSTIQVLHDEFHLTALFSPEHGVRGDQAAGALVDSYIDPITGVPVHSLYRKDSKRLTPEMLEEVDAVVYDIQDVGIRYYTYIYTLLYALEDCAAAGKSFIVLDRVNPLDGVTVEGNVLKPGFESFVGNYPLCVRYGLTAGEVARMVNEQMGWNAELHVIPCRGWNRSMLYPETGRIWVHPSLNIPRFETALLYGGTCLFEGTNLSEGRGTTFPFEMIGAPYIEPEKLAVEMNAKRLPGVLFRPVYFKPTTSKHEDELCGGVQLYVTDPRALQAVETGYILLDTIRRNYEAFAFLPPMKENRLSFIDMLSGDKLLREGTLPLPEMLEQFREESKAFAEMKQQYHLYA; encoded by the coding sequence ATGGTTGAAAACGGGATTGATCGGCTTTCGGAATATGCCAAGCTGCTGCAAGGCCATCGGCTTGGGTTGATCACAGCGCCGACCGGCCTCACCTCGGACTTTGTGTCTACGATTCAGGTGCTGCATGACGAGTTTCATTTGACGGCATTGTTCTCGCCCGAGCATGGCGTTCGCGGCGATCAGGCAGCCGGTGCTCTGGTAGACAGCTATATCGATCCGATCACGGGGGTGCCGGTACATAGCCTTTACCGGAAGGATTCCAAGCGGCTGACACCAGAGATGCTAGAGGAAGTTGATGCGGTCGTCTATGATATTCAGGATGTGGGCATACGGTACTATACTTACATTTATACCTTGCTTTACGCGCTGGAGGATTGTGCTGCAGCGGGCAAATCTTTTATTGTGCTGGATCGGGTAAATCCGCTGGATGGCGTCACGGTGGAAGGCAATGTGCTCAAGCCGGGGTTTGAGTCTTTTGTCGGCAACTACCCGCTTTGCGTGCGGTACGGCTTAACTGCCGGGGAAGTGGCCCGCATGGTCAACGAGCAAATGGGCTGGAACGCCGAACTGCATGTGATCCCATGCCGGGGGTGGAACCGGAGCATGCTCTATCCGGAAACCGGCCGGATCTGGGTACACCCGTCGCTGAATATACCTCGGTTCGAGACCGCCTTATTGTATGGGGGCACCTGCTTGTTTGAAGGGACAAATCTATCGGAAGGGCGCGGCACGACCTTCCCGTTTGAAATGATTGGCGCGCCTTATATTGAACCGGAGAAACTGGCGGTGGAAATGAATGCGAAGCGTTTGCCGGGCGTGTTGTTCCGACCGGTGTATTTTAAGCCAACGACGTCCAAACACGAGGATGAGCTCTGCGGCGGCGTCCAGTTATATGTGACCGATCCTCGGGCGCTGCAAGCGGTCGAGACCGGATATATCCTACTGGATACGATTCGTCGAAACTATGAGGCGTTTGCTTTCCTGCCGCCGATGAAGGAGAACCGCTTGTCGTTCATCGATATGCTGAGCGGTGACAAGCTCCTTCGCGAAGGGACCTTGCCGCTTCCGGAGATGCTGGAGCAATTTCGGGAAGAAAGCAAGGCGTTTGCCGAGATGAAGCAGCAATATCATCTCTATGCCTGA
- a CDS encoding carbohydrate ABC transporter permease yields MALYSTHTGHPYVRRIRNAGLMIVLLLFALATLFPIYFMIISSFGDPVEAGALSYSLWPGKISLDSYKFFFDYSEYSYRWLLNSLIVATSVMVSNVLFATLAGYAFSKIRFRGRSVLFSIMLCAMMIPYQVTQVPLYILIVNVFQIENTYSALIMPGLVTVFNIFLAKQFMTSIPTEILECAKVEGCNQLQMFTKIVLPLSKTVMAVMAILTFMDSWNTFFWPFLVTNTMDMQTIQVGLKNFRFANTTYFAPMMAGATISALPMFVLFFSLQKYFLEGVTVGAVKG; encoded by the coding sequence ATGGCACTATACAGCACCCATACCGGCCATCCATACGTTAGGCGAATCCGCAACGCAGGGCTCATGATCGTTCTTCTGCTTTTTGCGCTGGCGACGCTGTTTCCGATCTACTTCATGATTATTTCCTCCTTCGGCGATCCCGTGGAAGCGGGGGCCTTAAGCTATTCGTTGTGGCCGGGCAAAATATCGCTGGATTCCTACAAGTTTTTCTTCGACTATAGCGAGTATTCCTACCGCTGGCTGTTAAATTCGCTGATTGTGGCAACCAGCGTAATGGTGTCTAATGTCCTCTTTGCGACCTTGGCTGGTTACGCCTTCTCCAAAATCCGTTTCCGCGGCAGATCGGTGCTGTTTTCGATTATGCTCTGCGCGATGATGATTCCGTATCAAGTGACTCAAGTGCCGCTTTACATTTTGATCGTTAACGTGTTTCAAATTGAAAATACGTATAGTGCGTTGATTATGCCGGGACTGGTCACGGTATTCAACATCTTCCTAGCCAAGCAGTTTATGACCTCCATTCCGACGGAAATTTTGGAATGCGCGAAGGTGGAAGGTTGCAACCAGCTTCAAATGTTCACCAAGATCGTTCTCCCCCTCTCCAAAACTGTGATGGCGGTCATGGCCATTTTAACCTTTATGGATAGCTGGAACACGTTCTTCTGGCCATTTCTTGTGACAAACACGATGGACATGCAAACGATTCAGGTGGGGCTCAAAAACTTCCGATTCGCGAACACCACGTATTTTGCTCCCATGATGGCGGGGGCAACGATCTCGGCCTTGCCCATGTTCGTTTTGTTCTTTAGCTTGCAAAAATATTTCCTGGAAGGCGTCACCGTTGGAGCGGTGAAGGGTTGA
- a CDS encoding anhydro-N-acetylmuramic acid kinase, whose translation MERPNGTSAVYRYAVGLMSGTSVDGIDAAVVAIRGELDGSEKPEVQLVAYENTSYPDQVRAEIFAMFDPRQATIDRVSRLNVWLGELFAQAALAVIRKAGLTPGDIAWIGSHGQTIYHAPDAGSEDGLDLRYTVQIGEGAVIAARTGIPCVSDFRVADMAVGGQGAPLVPYTEYLLYREEKRTLLLQNIGGIGNMTVLPQNCRPDEVYAFDTGPGNVLIDGVVTRLTKGAATMDVGGSLARRGQVHAGLLEELKREPYYQQPIPKSTGRELFSASYMDRLLEDQARYGLSAEDLVATVTRLTAWTIGEGYRRFVRAQHAADVLIVGGGGSYNPVLMSKLQDEMNAMGVAVMTQEDLGFHSDAKEAVAFALLAGCTLDGVPNNLPRVTGAAHPVVMGKISYSPPERE comes from the coding sequence ATGGAACGTCCAAACGGAACCTCTGCGGTTTACCGCTATGCGGTTGGTTTAATGTCGGGAACTTCGGTCGACGGCATCGATGCCGCCGTGGTGGCCATTCGCGGTGAGCTTGATGGGAGCGAAAAACCGGAAGTCCAGCTGGTGGCGTATGAGAACACGTCTTATCCGGATCAGGTCCGAGCAGAGATCTTTGCGATGTTTGATCCCCGGCAAGCGACGATCGACCGGGTGAGCCGTCTGAACGTTTGGCTAGGCGAGCTGTTCGCCCAAGCAGCGCTGGCCGTGATTCGGAAAGCGGGATTAACCCCCGGCGATATCGCCTGGATCGGCTCCCACGGCCAAACCATTTATCATGCGCCGGACGCGGGTAGCGAGGACGGCCTTGATTTACGGTATACCGTACAAATCGGGGAAGGGGCTGTGATCGCGGCCCGGACGGGAATCCCTTGCGTCTCCGATTTTCGCGTCGCTGATATGGCGGTGGGAGGTCAAGGGGCTCCGCTTGTGCCGTATACGGAATATTTGCTGTACCGGGAGGAGAAGCGGACGCTGCTGCTGCAAAATATCGGGGGGATCGGCAATATGACCGTTCTACCCCAAAACTGCCGGCCCGATGAGGTGTATGCGTTTGATACGGGGCCCGGGAACGTGTTGATCGACGGGGTGGTGACGCGGCTTACGAAAGGAGCGGCAACGATGGATGTCGGCGGAAGTCTGGCCCGGCGCGGCCAAGTGCATGCTGGATTGCTTGAAGAATTAAAGCGCGAGCCCTATTACCAGCAGCCGATTCCGAAGTCAACCGGTCGAGAGCTTTTTAGTGCTTCCTACATGGATCGCCTGCTGGAGGATCAGGCTCGGTATGGCCTTTCGGCAGAGGATTTGGTGGCTACCGTCACCCGGCTTACGGCGTGGACGATCGGCGAAGGGTATCGCCGGTTTGTCCGGGCCCAGCATGCGGCCGATGTGTTGATCGTTGGGGGAGGCGGGAGCTATAATCCCGTGCTGATGAGCAAGCTGCAGGACGAGATGAATGCGATGGGGGTTGCCGTGATGACTCAAGAGGATCTGGGGTTTCACAGCGACGCCAAAGAGGCGGTGGCGTTTGCGTTATTAGCCGGCTGCACGCTGGACGGGGTGCCAAACAATCTCCCGCGGGTAACCGGGGCGGCTCATCCTGTGGTGATGGGGAAGATCAGTTATTCGCCTCCGGAGCGGGAATGA
- a CDS encoding carbohydrate ABC transporter permease, whose amino-acid sequence MAQLAKMRTAGPTKKKMLRIKGDTSWAYAFIAVALVVYAVFTAYPVVSALIISFQEYKPLGSQFVGGENYVNTFSDTLFWKSIKNTIVYTLLTVPVSLFLSFVIAIMIHPLRKGMQTTFKAIYYLPAVASGVALSVVWLWIFDPMTSGILNQLLGLFGITNQNWLGTSSTAMFSLVLMAWLSSHGTSIIIYLAALLGIDNSYYEAAELDGASFLQKLWHIVIPCLKPTTLFLLVTGVIGSFQVFQNAYLMTGGGPDNATTMVGLLIFNNAFKYFEFGEAAAQSLILTVIIAGISLLQFKFMGSDIEY is encoded by the coding sequence ATGGCCCAGTTGGCAAAAATGCGGACGGCAGGCCCAACAAAGAAGAAAATGCTGCGGATCAAGGGAGACACTAGCTGGGCTTATGCTTTTATCGCCGTGGCGCTGGTCGTCTATGCAGTATTTACGGCCTATCCCGTTGTCAGTGCTTTGATCATTAGTTTTCAGGAATACAAACCGCTGGGTTCCCAGTTTGTCGGGGGGGAGAATTATGTGAACACCTTCTCCGATACCTTATTTTGGAAATCGATCAAGAACACGATCGTTTATACGCTTCTGACGGTTCCGGTATCTTTGTTCCTGTCTTTTGTCATCGCGATTATGATCCATCCGCTGCGTAAAGGAATGCAAACGACATTTAAAGCGATCTATTATTTGCCGGCGGTGGCTTCCGGTGTGGCCTTGTCGGTCGTCTGGCTATGGATCTTTGATCCGATGACGAGCGGGATCTTAAACCAGCTGCTGGGCCTGTTTGGCATCACGAACCAGAACTGGCTGGGCACCAGCTCGACGGCGATGTTCTCGCTGGTGTTGATGGCATGGCTGTCCAGTCACGGCACGAGCATTATCATCTATTTGGCGGCGCTGCTTGGCATTGATAATAGTTACTACGAAGCGGCGGAGCTAGATGGGGCTTCGTTCCTCCAGAAGCTCTGGCACATCGTGATCCCGTGCCTTAAGCCAACAACGCTGTTCCTGTTGGTCACCGGCGTGATCGGCTCCTTCCAAGTGTTCCAGAACGCCTATCTGATGACCGGAGGCGGTCCAGACAACGCGACAACGATGGTGGGGTTGCTGATCTTCAACAATGCCTTCAAGTATTTTGAATTCGGAGAGGCGGCGGCACAATCCTTGATTCTGACGGTGATTATTGCCGGCATTTCGCTGCTCCAGTTCAAATTTATGGGCAGCGACATCGAATATTAG